A segment of the Vagococcus hydrophili genome:
AACACCAAAAAACCACCCTATGGCGATAGGGTGGTTTTTCTTTTCACTGGTGCGAATCAGCGTTGGGTTAGTAGCAACTATTTGAATACCGTCTAGTCATCTAACTTCTGACTAATCCATAATAATATGAGTCCCACTAAAAGTGGTGCGATAAACAACGAGATTATTTGATCAAACAAACAGAATACCCCCTTTAAGGGCAGTTGCCAATAATAATTATATCATGAAAATAATCAGATTTTATGATTTGAGGTTGATCTAATGTGCTTTTTTAGTAAGCATCAAATTCTAAAATGAATTAATTAGAAACTATGTCTCCTAATAAGGTGAGATAGTTTGTTTGTGGTACGTTTAATCTTATTTTACAAAAAAATTTATAAAAAATAAAAAAATGTGCAACAATAAAAGTATTGATTACGAATAAGTAAGTAAAGGAGGCTGATAGAATGCCAAGTGATGCTGATTTAATTAAAAAGATAATCAAAAAAGGCTCTAAAGAAGCCTCTGAGATGTTAATAGAAAGATATTATGATTGTCTTTATTGTTTTTTATATCGTCAACTAGGAAACAAGGAAGATAGTTTAGATGTGACCCAGGAAGTTTTCATCTCCGTTTTAAACAGCATTCAAACCTATGATGCAAAAAAAGCCAGTTTTAAAACGTGGTTGTTTCAAATAGGAACCTATAAGGTAATTGATCGAAGGCGTAAAAAACAAGTGGTGTATGAAGAGTTGGAAGAGTATCACGAAGGTCAAACAGAAGATTTACTCGCTCAATTTGTGGAACTCGAATTATTAGAATCCGTCAATGATTATGTGATGAGGTTTCACCCAGATATTCAAAAAGTCTTTCGTTTGAAAATATATGGTGATTTTACGTTCAAGGAAATCAGTAAATTGTTAAATGAAAGCGAAGAAAAAGTTAAGGCGCAGTACTATCGTTTAGTGAAGAAGATTAGAAAGGAGTTCCAAGAAAATGAAAGATGAAAAAAAGATTGAATTACCTAATGAGTTAGAAAAACAGCAAAGTATCGCGTTTATTTTAGATCAAGTAGATGTAGTACCTCGTACTTTCTTACAGTTTATCCGAAATTTTTTAAGCGACATTAATATTAAAATTATTTTTGGTGAGTTAAAAGAAGTGTTACTGGTTATTTTTATGACATTGATCTGTGTACTTGTTTTAGGAATTCAAGTCACTCATGAGCAAATGCTAAAGACAAACTTAGTGATAGGTGAATTACAACAAGATACGGCATTTCTTACTTTTTTATTGTCTCCTTTAGTGTACGCTTTGTTCCATTATTTAAGTCTTTGGAAAGAGTATCAGCTTAAAACATTCGAATTAAAAATGACTTACCGAATCTCTTTGAAAGAACTGTTAATTATTCGGTTATTACTGTTTAGCATGGTTGCTTTGATTGTGTCTGTGACATCTAGCTGTCTATTGTGGCTAGCGTTAGAAAAAAATATCTCCTTAATCAGATTAATCAGTATTTCAAGTGCTTCTTTATTTATATTTGCAACTGTTCAACTAGTGTTGGATCAAAAAATAAGTTTAAAAAAGAGTTATATTATTAGTCCTATTTTTTGGCTGATTGTTGGTTTTATTTTATTTGAACTAAGTAATTTTGTTGGTGGCATCTTAATATGGTTACCGAATTTTTTAGTGATAATCATTAGTTTAGTTGCTATAGCAAGCTATTTGTATTTACTGAGACAAGAATTTTTAAAACAAAGAGAAGGAGGGGAAGCATATGTTAGAGCTTAAAAATGTTAGTAAAAAATTTAAGGACACACTTGTTTTAGAAGAAATCACCCTTACATTTGAAAACGGAATTTACGGCTTACTGGCTCCAAACGGGGCGGGAAAAACAACGTTAATCAAGTTGATGACAACCCTGTTATTTCCAACAACGGGAGAAATATTATGGGATGGTCAAGAAATTAATCAATTGGGTGAAAGTTATCGAGGAGAGTTAGGTTATCTACCTCAAGACTTTGGCTATTACGGGAATTATAGCCCAGAAAAATTTTTACTTTATGTGTCCGCCTTACAAAAAATGGATAAGAAAATAGCTAAAACAAAAATATCAGAACTTTTAGAACTAGTTGCTTTAACTGATGTTAAACATAAAAAAATGAAGCATTTTTCAGGTGGAATGATTCAACGTGTGGGAATTGCTCAAGCCATGCTAAATGATCCTAAATTACTGATTTTAGATGAGCCGACAGCTGGACTAGATCCTAAGGAAAGAGTTCGTTTTAGAAACTTATTACATCGATTGGCAGAAAATCGAATCATTATTTTATCAACACATATTGTTTCTGATGTAGAGTCTATTGCGAATCAGTTGATTTTATTAAAAGACCACCAAGTGTATTTATCTAATACACCAAATGAAATCAGTGAGTTGATGCAAGGAAAAGTCTTTGAAATACCTATGGAAAAAGAGTTGCCTGAGGATTATTTACTACTTAGTGAGAGACAGAGTGAACAGGGAGCTGTCTATAGGGTTGCCAGTTCCACCATTCCTAACAATAGTGTGGAGGTTAGACCAACATTAGAAGATGCCTTTTTATATCTGTTTAGAGATGAGGTGTAACGAATGTTGTGGCTAGAGTTTAAGAAGTTATTAGAGCAACGGATTATTGGTGTTTTTATTCTGTTATGTGTCGTTTTTAATCTACTGATGATAATCAACATTGGTTTTGATCAGAGCTACCTAAAAGATGTGACAGCATTTAAACATGAGCAGGGTCAATTGATTTCTCCAACAAGTATTGAAACTGCAGAGAAATT
Coding sequences within it:
- a CDS encoding RNA polymerase sigma factor — translated: MPSDADLIKKIIKKGSKEASEMLIERYYDCLYCFLYRQLGNKEDSLDVTQEVFISVLNSIQTYDAKKASFKTWLFQIGTYKVIDRRRKKQVVYEELEEYHEGQTEDLLAQFVELELLESVNDYVMRFHPDIQKVFRLKIYGDFTFKEISKLLNESEEKVKAQYYRLVKKIRKEFQENER
- a CDS encoding ABC transporter ATP-binding protein; translation: MLELKNVSKKFKDTLVLEEITLTFENGIYGLLAPNGAGKTTLIKLMTTLLFPTTGEILWDGQEINQLGESYRGELGYLPQDFGYYGNYSPEKFLLYVSALQKMDKKIAKTKISELLELVALTDVKHKKMKHFSGGMIQRVGIAQAMLNDPKLLILDEPTAGLDPKERVRFRNLLHRLAENRIIILSTHIVSDVESIANQLILLKDHQVYLSNTPNEISELMQGKVFEIPMEKELPEDYLLLSERQSEQGAVYRVASSTIPNNSVEVRPTLEDAFLYLFRDEV